The Brevinematales bacterium DNA segment AGATTTGATGTTAAAAAACGTATATTCTTTATCTTTGGAAGAGTTTGTTGATTATTCGGTCAATAATGATCTCAAGTTTGATGTAATTACTTGTTTTGAAGTTCTGGAACACCAGACAACTCCATTAGAGTTCTTAAGTCAGGTGAGGCAAATTCTCAACGAAAATGGGATATTTTTAGGTACAGTTCCTAACAGGGAGAGAGCATTTGTAGAGATGACAAGATCTATATCAAAATCTGAAAACTATGATTTCCCTCCACATCATTTTCTTTGGTTATCAGCTAAATCTCTAAAGACAATGTTAGAGAGGAATGGTTTTGAGTGTTTGGTTGAGGAAACTAAAGTTGATTATAGTACTTATGCCGATAGGATATCAAACCTTATGTATTTTCTAACCAAAATAAAAATTTTTGACTCTGACTATGTGCGTAGTTTGAACCAAAAAAGTTTAACTCTAGCAATAGCAAAAGTGATTAGATACGCTTTGATTTACCCCGTTACATTTTTTGCTAAACATATATATGAAGCAATGGGAGGATTTGGATTATTCTTCTATTGTAAGAAGAGGTAGGACTTTTGAAGTATATAAGAACATAAATTTATTCAATAGGAGTTGTTTTAGGAATAAATGTATGAGTGTATCTCTTTTTTATTCAGTTTTTATATAGGTTGAAGACTTTTAAACACGTTCTTCATTGATTAGAAAACCAATAGTTTCTTTATAAAGAATATATTTATGTGTTTGAGCATCTTTAAAGTTGTTTGTATTAGTTGCTTAAAGTCTTTTAACCTAAAACTACTAGAGAACATAAAAATGAACTTATCTAATATATACTGTAATTCACTACATTGGAAACCAGACTTCCTCAAAATTCGTTTCAGATCAGCAAAGGTACTATTACTACTATACTTCGTTGTGATTCCTACATCAATGGTTTCTTGTGGTAGTTTGGGTAGCGAATAC contains these protein-coding regions:
- a CDS encoding class I SAM-dependent methyltransferase; translation: MERCPSCGNEINDNEYIRDYFSEEIKVNYKLYHCPKCEMEFWAPLEFVRSIYEEEVLPSHSYTREIGSFGDLSPNHKYFVKRFMKRLKGDISSNKLLDVGCATGSFIKYMEKEGFEVFGIDIDPKSIEFAKTDLMLKNVYSLSLEEFVDYSVNNDLKFDVITCFEVLEHQTTPLEFLSQVRQILNENGIFLGTVPNRERAFVEMTRSISKSENYDFPPHHFLWLSAKSLKTMLERNGFECLVEETKVDYSTYADRISNLMYFLTKIKIFDSDYVRSLNQKSLTLAIAKVIRYALIYPVTFFAKHIYEAMGGFGLFFYCKKR